The following proteins are encoded in a genomic region of Diabrotica virgifera virgifera chromosome 1, PGI_DIABVI_V3a:
- the LOC114330279 gene encoding uncharacterized protein LOC114330279: MNHEEESILNDNQLQYLIKKYVKELHEKKNKGFDENTEESSIDVKINNFSIRPKENKIVREQFYLTINYQIDAKEHEANFFVKIISKLNSLMYQIAEETSTFEKEKFFYDLYVPYLKEEGFDCNYTCKSYFCESDVVVLEDLGISGYKIFEKEPCFDLDHCRACLKTIARFHGDCILFELNKSKDLDWEYKLIEAFPEIFQDSVVIDLNRLIIKHCQNLVRGLKKLTSFIPENKISEKEFKGAFDKALSKLPSELNANLKNYRNVLSHNCLWPNKFLFKYDEDDNIISCKIVDFQTIGLQPPVYDVLIFLYINTRKSFRDEYLQDLLGYYYKCFSDYIKKGGYTASEIISEEEFYETYKKLRFLCKLHAMMDRSCMLIPDVIYSKYLKNDEDFTYFFFEGRPDSMVKIFQGNSYYREILTEDLIEMRSIIFDDER, from the coding sequence ATGAATCATGAAGAGGAGTCTATTTTGAACGATAATCAACTTCaatatttaataaagaaatatGTTAAGGAGCTACATGAAAAGAAAAATAAAGGGTTTGATGAAAATACCGAAGAGTCCTCCATAgatgttaaaataaataatttttcaatacgcccaaaagaaaataaaatagtaaGAGAACAATTTTACCTAACAATTAACTACCAAATAGACGCAAAAGAACATGAGGCGAATTTTTTTGTAAAGATTATTAGCAAGTTGAATTCACTAATGTACCAAATAGCCGAAGAGACTTCTACATTCGAAAAAGAAAAGTTTTTCTACGATTTATATGTTCCATATCTAAAAGAAGAAGGTTTTGATTGCAACTACACTTGCAAAAGTTATTTTTGTGAGTCAGATGTTGTTGTATTAGAAGATCTTGGAATATCTGgttataaaatatttgaaaaagaaCCGTGTTTTGACTTGGATCATTGTAGAGCCTGTCTAAAAACCATTGCACGATTCCATGGCGACTGCATTCTGTTTGAACTAAATAAGTCAAAAGATCTTGATTGGGAATATAAGCTAATTGAGGCATTTCCAGAAATATTTCAAGATTCGGTAGTCATTGATCTGAACAGATTGATAATAAAGCACTGTCAAAATTTAGTAAGGGGGTTAAAAAAACTCACGAGTTTTATTCCTGAAAACAAAATATCCGAAAAGGAATTCAAGGGTGCTTTTGATAAAGCTCTTTCCAAATTACCTTCAGAACTTAATGCTAATCTTAAAAACTACAGAAATGTCTTGTCTCACAATTGCTTATGGCCTAATAAGTTTCTTTTTAAGTATGACGAAGATGATAACATTATTTCTTGCAAAATTGTAGATTTTCAAACCATAGGTCTGCAGCCTCCAGTGTATGATGTGCTCATCTTCTTATATATAAATACAAGAAAAAGTTTTAGGGACGAATATCTTCAAGATCTGTTGGGCTATTATTATAAGTGCTTCTCAGATTATATTAAAAAAGGAGGTTACACTGCAAGTGAGATTATCAGTGAGGAGGAGTTTTATGAGACGTATAAGAAGCTGAGGTTTCTTTGCAAACTACATGCCATGATGGATAGGAGCTGTATGCTAATACCGGATGTGATATAtagcaaatatttaaaaaatgacgaAGATTTTACATACTTCTTTTTTGAAGGACGCCCAGATAGTATGGTTAAGATATTCCAGGGTAACAGCTATTATAGAGAAATTCTAACAGAAGATTTAATTGAGATGCGGTCGATAATATTTGACGACGAAAGATAG